In one window of Streptomyces sp. FXJ1.172 DNA:
- a CDS encoding ABC transporter permease: MNVRQWGRDLGLGIKFAFTGGREGWVRVLLTAVGVGLGVAVLLLTAAIPSALTARHARDNAREDYTYGPKRPKAVNTLVISDADTTYRGEDVRGRLVEPEGPRAPVAPGLSKYPAPGEMVVSPALEKLLGSGEGKLLRERLPYRVVGTIGESGLIGSQELAYYAGAKNLAPHINGWQTARITEFGPQHKPTSDGLDPVLILLILVVFAVLLTPVAVFIGAAVRFGGERRDRRLAALRLVGSDSRMTRRIAAGEALAGSLVGLVLGAGFFLLGRQLAGSVEIMNISVFPDYLSPAPALAALVTVAVPAAAVLVTLFALRGVVIEPLGVVRTARPARRRLWWRLLLPVGGLAMLAPMIGQGRQNGDFNPYLVIGGVVLLLIGVTALLPWIVEAVVNRLGGGAVSWQLAVRRLQLSSGTAARMVNGIAVAVAGAVAMQMLFAGVEGDYTKVTGQDTTRAQMQVNLERGVEFLPTVARFAATEGVRKATALGSTELGDRDWNHGPDTTAGLTVGDCASLREVARLTSCRDGDVFVATGGDADGDVTKLARPGRTLHIDTSDGRGSGPDVTWTVPGGLKKVRAITGPAGTTQSGLLMTPGAAPDRVRRALNGAVYISLDRSVPDVQEYVRNTAAAVDPLADVMLWSSTEQAKKFTSIGTGTSVGAICVLALIGASLLVSQLEQLRERRKLLSALVAFGTRRRTLGLSVLWQTAIPVALGLLLASAVGLTLGAVLLKMTGATVGVDWPSFLAMTGAGAAVVLTVTLLSLPPLLRLMRPEGLRTE; encoded by the coding sequence ATGAACGTCCGTCAATGGGGGCGGGATCTGGGCCTGGGGATCAAGTTCGCCTTCACGGGCGGGCGCGAGGGCTGGGTCCGGGTGCTGCTGACGGCGGTCGGGGTCGGGCTCGGCGTGGCCGTGCTGCTGCTGACGGCCGCGATCCCCAGCGCGCTGACGGCGCGGCACGCCCGCGACAACGCCCGCGAGGACTACACCTACGGCCCGAAGCGGCCGAAGGCCGTCAACACCCTGGTGATCTCCGACGCCGACACGACGTACCGCGGTGAGGACGTCCGCGGCCGGCTGGTGGAACCCGAGGGGCCGCGGGCGCCGGTCGCACCCGGCCTGTCGAAGTACCCCGCGCCGGGCGAGATGGTCGTCTCCCCCGCGCTGGAGAAGCTGCTCGGCTCCGGGGAAGGCAAGCTGCTGCGCGAGCGGCTGCCGTACCGGGTCGTCGGGACGATCGGCGAGAGCGGACTCATCGGCTCGCAGGAACTCGCCTACTACGCCGGTGCGAAGAACCTGGCCCCGCACATCAACGGCTGGCAGACGGCCCGGATCACCGAGTTCGGGCCGCAGCACAAGCCGACGTCGGACGGGCTGGACCCGGTCCTGATCCTGCTGATCCTGGTCGTCTTCGCGGTGCTGCTGACGCCGGTCGCCGTGTTCATCGGCGCGGCCGTGCGGTTCGGCGGCGAGCGGCGCGACCGCAGGCTGGCCGCGCTGCGGCTGGTGGGCTCCGACAGCCGGATGACCCGGCGGATCGCGGCGGGCGAGGCGCTCGCCGGATCACTGGTCGGTCTCGTCCTCGGCGCCGGGTTCTTCCTGCTGGGCCGGCAGCTCGCCGGCTCGGTCGAGATCATGAACATCAGTGTGTTCCCCGATTACCTCAGCCCCGCACCCGCGCTGGCCGCCCTGGTCACGGTCGCCGTACCGGCGGCGGCCGTGCTGGTCACACTGTTCGCGCTGCGCGGCGTGGTCATCGAGCCGCTGGGCGTGGTGCGTACGGCCAGGCCCGCGCGCCGCAGGCTGTGGTGGCGGCTGCTGCTGCCGGTGGGCGGTCTGGCGATGCTCGCCCCGATGATCGGCCAGGGCCGGCAGAACGGCGACTTCAACCCGTACCTGGTGATCGGCGGTGTCGTGCTGCTGCTCATCGGCGTGACCGCGCTGCTGCCGTGGATCGTCGAAGCCGTGGTGAATCGGCTCGGCGGCGGCGCGGTCTCCTGGCAACTGGCCGTTCGGCGGCTGCAGTTGAGCAGCGGCACGGCGGCCCGCATGGTGAACGGCATCGCGGTCGCGGTCGCCGGGGCGGTCGCGATGCAGATGCTGTTCGCGGGCGTCGAGGGTGACTACACCAAGGTCACCGGGCAGGACACCACCCGGGCGCAGATGCAGGTCAACCTGGAGCGAGGCGTGGAGTTCCTGCCGACCGTGGCCAGGTTCGCCGCCACCGAGGGGGTACGGAAGGCCACCGCGCTGGGCAGCACCGAACTGGGTGACCGGGACTGGAACCACGGCCCCGACACCACGGCCGGCCTGACCGTCGGCGACTGTGCCTCGCTGCGCGAGGTGGCCCGGCTGACGTCCTGCCGCGACGGTGACGTCTTCGTGGCGACGGGCGGGGACGCCGACGGCGACGTGACGAAGCTGGCGCGTCCGGGGCGCACGCTGCACATCGACACGAGTGACGGCAGGGGCAGCGGCCCGGACGTCACCTGGACGGTGCCGGGCGGTCTGAAGAAGGTCCGCGCGATCACCGGGCCGGCCGGGACCACGCAGAGCGGCCTGCTGATGACTCCGGGCGCCGCGCCCGACCGGGTGCGTCGTGCACTGAACGGAGCGGTGTACATCTCGCTCGACAGGTCGGTGCCCGACGTGCAGGAGTACGTCCGCAACACGGCCGCCGCCGTCGATCCGCTGGCGGACGTGATGCTGTGGTCGTCCACCGAGCAGGCGAAGAAGTTCACCTCCATCGGCACCGGTACGTCCGTCGGGGCCATCTGTGTGCTGGCGCTGATCGGCGCGAGCCTGCTGGTCTCCCAGCTGGAGCAGCTGCGCGAACGCCGCAAGCTGTTGTCGGCGCTGGTCGCCTTCGGCACCCGGCGCCGCACCCTGGGCCTGTCGGTGCTGTGGCAGACCGCGATCCCGGTCGCCCTCGGCCTGCTGCTCGCCTCGGCCGTGGGGCTGACGCTGGGCGCGGTGCTGCTGAAGATGACCGGGGCGACGGTCGGCGTGGACTGGCCGAGCTTCCTGGCGATGACCGGCGCCGGCGCGGCGGTGGTCCTCACCGTCACACTGCTGAGCCTGCCGCCGCTGCTGAGGCTGATGCGGCCGGAGGGCCTGCGCACGGAGTAG
- a CDS encoding LysR substrate-binding domain-containing protein yields the protein MTISNGKRKQPSLAQLRAFAAVAEHLHFRDAAAAIGMSQPALSGAVSALEETLGVTLLERTTRKVLLSPAGERLAVRAKAVLEAVGALLEEAEAVRAPFTGVLRLGVIPTVAPYLLPAVLRLVHERYPQLDLQVHEEQTASLLEGLNSGRLDLLLLAVPLGVPGVVELPLFDEDFVLVTPLDHWLGGREGIPREALKELNLLLLDEGHCLRDQALDICREAGREDAPVTTTAAGLSTLVQLVAGGLGCTLLPRTALRLETARSSQLLTGSFAEPAPSRRVAFAMRAGAARSAEYESLAAALRGALSALPVRVLD from the coding sequence GTGACCATCAGTAACGGCAAGCGGAAGCAGCCGAGCCTCGCCCAGCTGCGTGCCTTCGCCGCCGTCGCCGAGCATCTGCACTTCAGGGACGCGGCGGCCGCGATCGGGATGAGCCAGCCCGCCCTGTCGGGTGCGGTCTCGGCACTGGAGGAGACCCTCGGGGTGACCCTCCTCGAGCGTACGACGCGCAAGGTGCTGCTCTCGCCCGCCGGCGAGCGCCTCGCGGTGCGGGCGAAGGCCGTGCTGGAGGCGGTCGGCGCGCTGCTGGAGGAGGCCGAGGCGGTCCGGGCGCCGTTCACGGGAGTCCTGCGCCTCGGGGTGATCCCGACCGTCGCGCCGTACCTCCTGCCCGCCGTGCTGCGGCTCGTGCACGAGCGCTACCCACAGCTCGACCTGCAGGTGCACGAGGAGCAGACCGCCAGCCTGCTCGAGGGCCTGAACTCCGGCCGCCTGGACCTGCTGTTGCTGGCCGTGCCGCTCGGGGTGCCGGGCGTCGTCGAACTCCCTTTGTTCGACGAGGACTTCGTGCTCGTCACCCCGCTCGACCACTGGCTCGGCGGGCGCGAGGGCATCCCGCGCGAGGCGCTGAAGGAGCTGAACCTGCTGTTGCTGGACGAGGGCCACTGCCTGCGCGACCAGGCCCTGGACATCTGCCGGGAGGCCGGCCGCGAGGACGCACCGGTCACCACCACGGCCGCCGGCCTGTCCACCCTCGTCCAGCTGGTCGCGGGCGGCCTCGGCTGCACCCTGCTGCCGCGTACGGCGCTGAGGCTGGAGACCGCCCGCAGCAGCCAGCTCCTCACCGGTTCCTTCGCCGAGCCCGCCCCGAGCCGCCGGGTCGCCTTCGCGATGCGGGCGGGCGCGGCGCGCTCCGCGGAGTACGAATCGCTGGCCGCGGCCCTGCGCGGTGCGCTCAGCGCGCTGCCGGTGCGGGTGCTGGACTGA
- a CDS encoding PadR family transcriptional regulator: MSIGHTLLGLLESGPRHGYDLKRAFDEKFGHDRPLHYGQVYSTMSRLLKHGLVEVDGIEAGGGPERKRYAITDAGITDVERWLATPEKPEEYLQSTLYTKVVLALLTHRDAADILDAQRAEHLRSMRILTDRKRKGDLTDQLICDHALFHLEADLRWLELTAARLDKLRAAVAR; the protein is encoded by the coding sequence ATGTCCATCGGTCACACCCTCCTAGGGCTCCTGGAGTCCGGCCCGCGCCATGGCTACGACCTGAAGCGGGCCTTCGACGAGAAGTTCGGTCACGACCGGCCGCTGCACTACGGCCAGGTCTACTCCACGATGTCGAGGCTGCTGAAGCACGGCCTCGTGGAAGTCGACGGGATCGAGGCGGGCGGCGGCCCCGAGCGCAAGCGGTACGCCATCACCGACGCCGGCATCACCGACGTCGAGCGCTGGCTCGCGACCCCGGAGAAGCCGGAGGAGTACCTCCAGTCGACCCTGTACACCAAGGTCGTCCTCGCGCTGCTGACCCACCGCGACGCGGCCGACATCCTCGACGCCCAGCGCGCCGAGCACCTGCGCAGCATGCGGATCCTGACCGACCGCAAGCGCAAGGGCGACCTCACGGACCAGCTGATCTGCGACCACGCGCTGTTCCACCTGGAGGCCGACCTGCGCTGGCTGGAGCTGACGGCCGCCCGCCTGGACAAGCTCCGTGCGGCGGTGGCCCGATGA
- a CDS encoding peroxiredoxin — translation MLTVGDKFPEFELTACVSLEKGKEFEQIHHKSYEGKWLVVFAWPKDFTFVCPTEIAAFGKLNDEFADRDAQILGFSGDSEFVHHAWRKDHPDLTDLPFPMMADSKHELMRDLGIEGEDGFAQRAVFIVDPNREIQFTMVTAGSVGRNPKEVLRVLDALQTDELCPCNWTKGENTLDPVALLAGE, via the coding sequence GTGCTCACTGTCGGTGACAAGTTCCCCGAGTTCGAACTGACCGCCTGCGTCTCGCTGGAGAAGGGCAAGGAGTTCGAGCAGATCCACCACAAGTCCTACGAGGGCAAGTGGCTGGTCGTCTTCGCGTGGCCGAAGGACTTCACCTTCGTCTGCCCGACCGAGATCGCCGCGTTCGGGAAGCTGAACGACGAGTTCGCCGACCGCGACGCCCAGATCCTCGGCTTCTCCGGTGACTCCGAGTTCGTCCACCACGCCTGGCGCAAGGACCACCCGGACCTGACCGACCTGCCGTTCCCGATGATGGCCGACTCCAAGCACGAGCTGATGCGCGACCTGGGCATCGAGGGCGAGGACGGCTTCGCGCAGCGCGCCGTCTTCATCGTCGACCCGAACCGCGAGATCCAGTTCACCATGGTCACCGCCGGTTCCGTGGGCCGTAACCCCAAGGAGGTCCTGCGGGTCCTGGACGCCCTGCAGACGGACGAGCTGTGCCCGTGCAACTGGACCAAGGGCGAGAACACCCTCGACCCGGTCGCGCTGCTGGCCGGTGAGTGA
- a CDS encoding ABC transporter ATP-binding protein: MTAPAGSLLAAENLRKAYGPTLALDGAEFSIHPGEVVAVMGPSGSGKSTLLHCLAGIVPPDSGSIVYDGRELAGMSDAERSALRRSEFGFVFQFGQLVPELTCVENVALPLRLNGTSRKQAERAALGWMERLEVDDLKGKRPGEVSGGQGQRVAVARALVTEPRVVFADEPTGALDSLNGERVMELLTDAARSANSAVVLVTHEARVAAYSDREIVVRDGRSRDMERIA, encoded by the coding sequence ATGACCGCACCCGCGGGCTCCCTGCTCGCCGCCGAGAACCTGCGCAAGGCCTACGGCCCCACGCTCGCGCTCGACGGCGCCGAGTTCTCCATCCACCCCGGCGAGGTCGTCGCCGTCATGGGCCCCTCCGGCTCCGGCAAGTCGACGCTGCTGCACTGCCTCGCCGGCATCGTCCCGCCGGACTCCGGCTCCATCGTCTACGACGGCCGCGAGCTGGCCGGCATGAGCGACGCCGAGCGCAGCGCCCTCAGGCGTTCCGAGTTCGGGTTCGTCTTCCAGTTCGGCCAGCTGGTGCCCGAGTTGACCTGCGTGGAGAACGTGGCCCTCCCGCTGCGGCTGAACGGCACCTCGCGCAAGCAGGCCGAGCGGGCCGCGCTCGGCTGGATGGAGCGCCTGGAGGTGGACGACCTCAAGGGCAAGCGGCCCGGCGAGGTCTCCGGCGGCCAGGGCCAGCGCGTCGCGGTGGCGCGGGCACTGGTCACCGAGCCCCGGGTGGTCTTCGCCGACGAGCCGACCGGCGCGCTGGACTCCCTCAACGGCGAGCGCGTGATGGAGCTGCTGACCGACGCGGCCCGCTCCGCCAACTCGGCCGTCGTCCTCGTCACGCACGAGGCCCGGGTGGCCGCCTACTCCGACCGCGAGATCGTCGTACGCGACGGCAGGTCCCGGGACATGGAGCGGATCGCATGA
- a CDS encoding SPFH domain-containing protein, translated as MSTTDPAVAVDVPEMPAPRVREFTAHSIGGGLALLLGLLGLGATAALLATASAVSAAGAKAGLIVAGIIVFLAAVISLRGLNTVAPGEARVVQLFGRYRGTIRQDGLRWVNPFTSRTRISTRVRNHETAVLKVNDAYGNPIELAAVVVWKVQDTAQATFEVDDFAEFVATQTETAVRHIAIEYPYDAHDEDGLSLRGNAEEITEKLAVELQVRVEAAGVEIIESRFTHLAYAPEIASAMLQRQQAGAVVAARRQIVDGAVGMVEAALARIAEADIVELDEERKAAMVSNLMVVLCGDRAPQPVLNTGSLYQ; from the coding sequence ATGTCCACGACCGACCCGGCCGTCGCCGTCGACGTACCCGAGATGCCCGCGCCACGCGTGCGGGAGTTCACCGCGCACAGCATCGGCGGCGGACTCGCCCTGCTGCTCGGCCTGCTCGGGCTCGGCGCGACCGCCGCGCTGCTCGCCACCGCCTCGGCCGTCTCGGCCGCCGGCGCCAAGGCCGGGCTCATCGTCGCCGGGATCATCGTCTTCCTCGCCGCGGTCATCTCGCTGCGCGGCCTGAACACGGTCGCGCCCGGCGAGGCCCGGGTGGTCCAGCTCTTCGGGCGCTACCGGGGCACGATCCGGCAGGACGGACTGCGCTGGGTGAACCCCTTCACCTCGCGGACCCGTATCTCCACCCGGGTGCGCAACCACGAGACGGCCGTACTGAAGGTCAACGACGCCTACGGCAACCCGATCGAGCTGGCGGCCGTCGTGGTCTGGAAGGTCCAGGACACCGCACAGGCCACGTTCGAGGTGGACGACTTCGCGGAGTTCGTCGCCACGCAGACCGAGACGGCCGTGCGGCACATCGCGATCGAGTACCCCTACGACGCCCACGACGAGGACGGCCTGTCGCTGCGCGGCAACGCCGAGGAGATCACCGAGAAGCTGGCCGTCGAACTCCAGGTGCGGGTGGAGGCGGCCGGAGTCGAGATCATCGAGTCCCGCTTCACGCATCTCGCGTACGCTCCCGAGATCGCCTCGGCGATGCTGCAGCGCCAGCAGGCCGGTGCGGTCGTGGCCGCACGGCGGCAGATCGTGGACGGCGCGGTCGGCATGGTCGAGGCGGCGCTCGCCCGCATCGCGGAGGCGGACATCGTGGAACTGGACGAGGAGCGGAAGGCGGCGATGGTGTCCAACCTGATGGTCGTGCTGTGCGGGGACCGTGCCCCGCAGCCGGTCCTCAACACCGGGTCCCTCTACCAGTGA
- a CDS encoding alkyl hydroperoxide reductase, translated as MSLDSLKSRVPDYAKDLKLNLGSVIGNSDLPAQQLWGTVLATAIASRSPIVLRELEPEAKANLTPEAYTAAKSAAAVMAMNNVFYRTRHLLSDHEYGTLRAGLRMNVIGNPGVEKVDFELWSFAVSAINGCGMCLDSHEQVLRKAGMERDVIQEAFKIASVVQAVAVTLEAEAVLAE; from the coding sequence ATGTCGCTCGACTCGCTGAAGTCCCGCGTCCCGGACTACGCCAAGGACCTGAAGCTCAACCTGGGCTCGGTCATCGGCAACTCCGACCTGCCCGCGCAGCAGCTGTGGGGCACGGTGCTGGCGACCGCCATCGCCTCCCGTTCCCCGATCGTGCTGCGTGAGCTGGAGCCGGAGGCGAAGGCGAACCTGACGCCCGAGGCGTACACGGCCGCCAAGTCGGCCGCCGCCGTCATGGCGATGAACAACGTCTTCTACCGCACGCGTCACCTGCTGTCGGACCACGAGTACGGCACCCTGCGCGCGGGCCTGCGGATGAACGTCATCGGCAACCCGGGCGTGGAGAAGGTCGACTTCGAGCTGTGGTCGTTCGCGGTCTCCGCGATCAACGGTTGTGGCATGTGCCTGGACTCGCACGAGCAGGTGCTGCGCAAGGCCGGCATGGAGCGTGACGTGATCCAGGAGGCGTTCAAGATCGCCTCCGTGGTGCAGGCCGTGGCCGTCACCCTCGAGGCAGAGGCCGTCCTGGCCGAGTAG
- a CDS encoding AI-2E family transporter, which translates to MSRVPGWLGRLGAGLTEMSERLDERRAEVEQDSDPLAAPEPPAPAPATKAPPPATEAPAPAPPEAPAPAAKAAPPARRTAPASAGPRPDPAEAVPWGVRVAAEAGWRLLVLAGTVWILMKVISAVQLVVFAFVIALLVTALLQPTVARLTRRGVPRGLATALTAISGFVVIGLMGWFVTWQVMENIDTLSSQIQSGIDDLRNWLLKSPFHVTDKQINQIAKNLREAIGANTDQITSAGLEGVQVIVDFLTGLLLVFFSTLFLLYDGKRIWEWFLKLVPAAARPGVAGAGPRAWRTLTAYVRGTVLVALIDATFIGMGIYFLNVPMAVPLAVFIFLFSFIPLVGAVASGALAVIVALVTQGVFTAVMTLVVVLAVQQIEGHVLQPFILGRAVRVHPLAVVLTVAAGGMVAGIGGAVVAVPLVAVTNTVVGYLRQYAQELQQQQEAAAEPEGEPVAETAEDPVHAE; encoded by the coding sequence ATGTCGCGAGTGCCAGGGTGGCTCGGCCGGCTGGGCGCCGGCCTCACCGAGATGAGCGAGCGCCTGGACGAGCGCCGCGCGGAGGTGGAGCAGGACAGCGACCCGCTCGCCGCGCCCGAACCTCCCGCCCCGGCCCCCGCCACCAAGGCACCGCCCCCCGCCACCGAGGCACCGGCCCCCGCCCCGCCCGAGGCACCGGCCCCCGCGGCCAAGGCAGCGCCCCCCGCCCGCCGGACCGCACCGGCGTCGGCCGGTCCCCGCCCCGACCCCGCCGAGGCCGTGCCCTGGGGTGTACGGGTCGCGGCCGAGGCGGGCTGGCGGCTGCTGGTCCTCGCCGGCACGGTCTGGATCCTGATGAAGGTCATCAGCGCGGTCCAGCTGGTGGTCTTCGCCTTCGTCATCGCCCTGCTCGTCACCGCGCTGCTCCAGCCGACCGTCGCCCGGCTCACCCGCCGCGGGGTGCCGCGCGGCCTCGCCACCGCGCTCACCGCCATCAGCGGCTTCGTCGTCATAGGGCTGATGGGCTGGTTCGTGACCTGGCAGGTCATGGAGAACATCGACACGCTCTCCAGCCAGATCCAGTCAGGCATCGACGACCTGCGCAACTGGCTGCTGAAGAGCCCCTTCCACGTCACCGACAAGCAGATCAACCAGATCGCCAAGAACCTGCGCGAGGCGATCGGTGCCAACACCGACCAGATAACGTCCGCCGGTCTGGAGGGCGTCCAGGTCATCGTCGACTTCCTCACCGGCCTCCTGCTGGTGTTCTTCTCGACGCTGTTCCTGCTCTACGACGGCAAGCGCATCTGGGAGTGGTTCCTGAAGCTGGTGCCCGCCGCGGCCCGCCCGGGCGTGGCCGGCGCAGGCCCGCGCGCCTGGCGCACCCTGACCGCGTACGTCCGCGGCACGGTCCTGGTCGCCCTCATAGACGCCACCTTCATCGGCATGGGCATCTACTTCCTCAACGTGCCGATGGCCGTCCCGCTGGCCGTCTTCATCTTCCTGTTCTCGTTCATCCCGCTCGTCGGCGCCGTCGCCTCCGGCGCGCTCGCGGTGATCGTGGCGCTGGTCACCCAGGGCGTCTTCACGGCCGTCATGACACTGGTCGTGGTCCTCGCCGTCCAGCAGATCGAGGGCCATGTGCTGCAGCCGTTCATCCTCGGCCGCGCGGTGCGCGTCCACCCGCTGGCGGTCGTCCTCACGGTCGCGGCCGGCGGCATGGTGGCCGGCATCGGCGGCGCGGTGGTGGCCGTACCGCTCGTGGCGGTGACGAACACGGTGGTGGGATATCTGCGGCAGTACGCGCAGGAACTCCAGCAACAGCAGGAGGCCGCCGCGGAGCCCGAGGGCGAGCCGGTGGCGGAGACGGCCGAAGACCCCGTCCACGCGGAGTGA
- a CDS encoding transglycosylase domain-containing protein: MGRAEERRARQRGGHRAAPRGRRSQPTSAATGSPSAPAGAKPPRGRGAKPPKGRIRRLFTWKKILGTFFGLVLLVIGAFIALYMTIDIPAGNATAQLQSNIYKYSDGTILARTGELNRESVDLAEVPKDVQRTFVAAENKTFYQDAGVDLRGTARGLLNTVMGHGTQGGSTITQQYVKNYYLDQNQTVTRKLKELVISLKLDRQKSKDYILAGYINTSYYGRGAYGIQAAAQAYYHKDAKNLTVQEGAYLAALLQAPNQYDWAIASDTGKKLAQARWNYVLDNMVKQHWLDAGKRQAMTFPVPKSPKAAPGMKGQTGYLVDAANASLEKQLVAQGSAASIGDAEALVKKGGWTITLNIDKKKQRQLEQAVTEQLTSKLNAKRRSVDGDVQPGAVSVDPTTGKVLAMYGGTDYFKHFLNNATRTDYQPASTFKPVILAAAMDEGAKTQDGRVITPNTIYDGTSGRQVVSGGAKVGFGPPNEDDQDYGDITVQTAMNKSVNSVFAQMGVDVGMDKVMATAGKLGMDTKGMEAVPAQTLGSMGASPLEMAGIYATLDNHGKKVTPAIIKSAEHKDSTVTLPDPVGDQVISRTAADTVTSVLTGVVDDGTASDSVAQNPARNGQQVAGKTGTSDNNKSAWFTGYTPGLVTSVGLFGESAKSHAQVPLTGATGLITAGGGRINGGSYPAKIWAAYTFGAMGDISKFDLDTTMGAAVQPSYTPTAPASPSNTPSQPPTSKPPTSTPPSHPATSKPPTSTPPSQPPTSTPPSQPPTQSPTGGVTDNPLDPGGGQNFGQ; this comes from the coding sequence ATGGGACGAGCGGAAGAGAGACGAGCGCGACAGCGCGGCGGCCACCGCGCGGCGCCCAGGGGCCGCCGCTCGCAGCCCACGTCGGCCGCCACCGGCTCCCCCTCCGCCCCGGCCGGCGCAAAACCCCCCAGGGGACGCGGCGCCAAGCCCCCCAAGGGCCGAATACGCCGGCTGTTCACCTGGAAGAAGATCCTCGGAACCTTCTTCGGCCTCGTGCTGCTCGTCATCGGCGCGTTCATCGCGCTGTACATGACGATCGACATCCCCGCGGGCAACGCCACCGCCCAGCTGCAGAGCAACATCTACAAGTACAGCGACGGCACGATCCTCGCCCGCACCGGCGAACTCAACCGGGAGAGCGTCGACCTCGCCGAGGTCCCCAAGGACGTCCAGCGCACCTTCGTCGCGGCCGAGAACAAGACCTTCTACCAGGACGCCGGTGTCGACCTGAGGGGCACCGCCCGCGGCCTGCTCAACACCGTCATGGGGCACGGCACGCAGGGCGGTTCGACGATCACCCAGCAGTACGTCAAGAACTACTACCTGGACCAGAACCAGACCGTCACGCGCAAGCTGAAGGAACTGGTCATCTCGCTGAAGCTGGACCGCCAGAAGTCCAAGGACTACATCCTCGCGGGCTACATCAACACCAGCTACTACGGCCGCGGCGCCTACGGCATCCAGGCCGCGGCACAGGCGTACTACCACAAGGACGCCAAGAACCTCACGGTCCAGGAGGGCGCCTACCTCGCCGCGCTGCTGCAGGCACCGAACCAGTACGACTGGGCGATCGCCAGCGACACGGGCAAGAAGCTGGCGCAGGCCCGCTGGAACTACGTCCTGGACAACATGGTCAAGCAGCACTGGCTGGACGCCGGCAAGCGCCAGGCCATGACCTTCCCGGTGCCCAAATCGCCCAAGGCGGCGCCCGGCATGAAGGGACAGACCGGCTACCTGGTCGACGCGGCCAACGCCTCCCTGGAGAAGCAGCTGGTCGCCCAGGGCAGCGCCGCCAGCATCGGTGACGCCGAGGCACTGGTGAAAAAGGGCGGCTGGACCATCACGCTCAACATCGACAAGAAGAAGCAGCGCCAGCTGGAGCAAGCCGTCACGGAGCAGCTGACCAGCAAGCTGAACGCGAAGCGGCGCTCCGTCGACGGCGACGTCCAGCCCGGTGCCGTCTCCGTCGACCCGACCACGGGCAAGGTCCTCGCCATGTACGGCGGCACGGACTACTTCAAGCACTTCCTCAACAACGCCACACGCACGGACTACCAGCCCGCCTCCACCTTCAAGCCGGTGATCCTCGCCGCCGCCATGGACGAGGGCGCCAAGACGCAGGACGGCCGGGTGATCACCCCGAACACGATCTACGACGGCACCAGCGGCCGTCAGGTCGTGTCGGGCGGCGCCAAGGTCGGCTTCGGCCCGCCGAACGAGGACGACCAGGACTACGGCGACATCACTGTCCAGACGGCGATGAACAAGTCCGTCAACTCCGTCTTCGCGCAGATGGGCGTCGACGTCGGCATGGACAAGGTGATGGCCACGGCCGGCAAGCTCGGCATGGACACCAAGGGCATGGAGGCGGTGCCCGCGCAGACGCTGGGCTCCATGGGCGCGAGCCCGCTGGAGATGGCCGGCATCTACGCGACCCTCGACAACCACGGCAAGAAGGTCACCCCGGCGATCATCAAGTCGGCCGAGCACAAGGACAGCACGGTCACCCTCCCGGACCCGGTCGGCGACCAGGTGATCAGCCGGACCGCCGCCGACACGGTCACCTCGGTGCTCACCGGCGTGGTCGACGACGGTACGGCCAGCGACTCGGTGGCGCAGAACCCGGCGCGCAACGGCCAGCAGGTCGCCGGCAAGACGGGTACGTCCGACAACAACAAGTCGGCCTGGTTCACCGGCTACACGCCCGGCCTGGTCACCTCGGTCGGCCTGTTCGGCGAGTCCGCCAAGTCCCACGCCCAGGTTCCGCTGACGGGCGCCACGGGCCTCATCACCGCGGGCGGCGGCCGTATCAACGGCGGCAGCTATCCGGCGAAGATCTGGGCCGCCTACACCTTCGGGGCGATGGGCGACATCAGCAAGTTCGACCTGGACACCACGATGGGCGCGGCGGTCCAGCCGAGCTACACGCCGACGGCCCCCGCGTCGCCGTCCAACACGCCGTCGCAGCCGCCGACCAGCAAGCCGCCGACGTCCACGCCGCCGTCGCACCCGGCGACCAGCAAGCCGCCTACGTCCACGCCGCCGTCCCAGCCGCCGACGTCCACGCCGCCGTCCCAGCCGCCGACGCAGTCGCCGACGGGCGGCGTCACGGACAACCCGCTCGATCCGGGCGGCGGCCAGAACTTCGGCCAGTAG